AAGACAGATCGCATGAACACGTCAAGACATCCGGCGTCACCTTGTTCGTCGCCGGACGACTCTCAGCCGGTCGACTCTCAGCCGGTCGACTCTCAGCCGGTCAACTCTCAGGAAGAACGCCGGAACAGCCGCCGGAGTCCGAAGAAGCCGACGACCACGACCGCTACGGCCAGCGCGCCGACCTTCAGGTTGCTGTCGGAGGCTTTGCCGCCCTCGCTTCCGGAGGCCGATGAACTCCCGCTCCCCGAGGGGGACTTGGATGCGCCGTCACCGGGTGCGTCCTGCGCCTCCACTTCGCTGGCCGTGCCCTCCATGCCGAGCAGGATCTTGGTCCCGTCGACCGAGTAGGAGACGGACTCGCCCTGCCCGAGGGGCACGCTGAGCCGGCCCTTGCGCTTGATGTCGCCGCCGTTCCAGTCGTACCAGATACCGCCGAAGTACCCGCGTACGACGAGCTGTCGACCGTCGGGCGAGAACGCGGCGTCGGTGGCCCACAGGTCGACCGCCTTGACGGGCTTGAAGAGGTTCGTGCCGGAGGAGGAGAGCTTCGCGGGCCCCTCGTACAGATGCCCGCCGTCCTCCTGCTTGTCGATGATGTACAGGCGCCCGGTCTTCGGGTGGACGACCATGGACTCGGCGTCCCGGGAACCGTCGGAGTACTTCACGACGTACTGCGTGGCCTTGACGGACTGGTCCTTGAGGACCTTCGGCTCGGGCAGCTTGTAGACCCACACGTACGGCCAGGTGACCCCGTCGTTGTCGCCGATGTCGCCGACCCAGATCTGGTTGTCGGGCCCGATGGAGATGGCCTCGACGTCACGCGGGGTGCCCACGCCGGTCATGGTGATCCTGGCGACGGTCTTGCCGGTGGCGCTGTCGACGGCGTAGAGGTAGGCGCCGGTGTCCTGGTCGTTGTGGGTCCAGTAGATGCCGGGATGCTGACGGGAGGCGGCGAGCCCGCTGGATTCGGTGATCCGGGGGTCGCTGATGGTGAACCCCTTGTCCCCCTTCCCGTCGCCGTCGTCGGCAGCGGCGGGCACGGCGGCGGGCAGGACGCAGGCGCCCGCGAGAAGAATCCCGGCGAGGAGGGCGAAGGGTCGACGCATGTCCCAAGCCTGCCATCCGGCTCCGCCGGGCGGGGCGGGCGGGGCGGGGCGGTGGGGCCGGGTGAACCGGTCGAACCCGTACGGCCGACGGAACCAGTGCGGGCCGCTGCAGGTTGGCGAGGCCGAAGCGGG
This is a stretch of genomic DNA from Streptomyces sp. NBC_00285. It encodes these proteins:
- a CDS encoding WD40 repeat domain-containing protein, producing the protein MRRPFALLAGILLAGACVLPAAVPAAADDGDGKGDKGFTISDPRITESSGLAASRQHPGIYWTHNDQDTGAYLYAVDSATGKTVARITMTGVGTPRDVEAISIGPDNQIWVGDIGDNDGVTWPYVWVYKLPEPKVLKDQSVKATQYVVKYSDGSRDAESMVVHPKTGRLYIIDKQEDGGHLYEGPAKLSSSGTNLFKPVKAVDLWATDAAFSPDGRQLVVRGYFGGIWYDWNGGDIKRKGRLSVPLGQGESVSYSVDGTKILLGMEGTASEVEAQDAPGDGASKSPSGSGSSSASGSEGGKASDSNLKVGALAVAVVVVGFFGLRRLFRRSS